From the genome of Parazoarcus communis, one region includes:
- a CDS encoding RnfABCDGE type electron transport complex subunit D, whose translation MNPISSPHAHGARSVGRVMLLVMLALTPATVAGFWHFGWPAITLWCVTILSALISEAFCARLAERPAGPLLADGSAMLTGWLLALSLPPWAPWWIAAAGASFAVIVAKHAFGGLGQNLFNPAMAARVMLLISFPVEMTQWVAPHAAGLSAGLDPMTALSVTFGGNVPDAMTSASLLGHVKSEASRGIALSQSLTGHWDPFSFGLGQRAGSLGETSALLLAAGGVFLMLKRVIGVQIPAAFILGVVLPAAFAHLLAPDQYLPPLAHLLTGGVMLGAFFIATDYVSSPSTPLGQWIFGLGCGLLTWVIRTWGAYPEGVAFAVLLMNSAVPLIDRVTRPRIFGRRRNGHSMTAP comes from the coding sequence ATGAACCCGATTTCCTCACCTCACGCGCACGGAGCCCGCTCCGTTGGCCGTGTCATGCTGCTGGTGATGCTGGCACTGACCCCGGCAACGGTGGCCGGCTTCTGGCACTTTGGCTGGCCGGCGATCACGCTATGGTGTGTCACCATTCTTTCCGCCCTGATCTCCGAGGCCTTCTGTGCGCGTCTGGCGGAGCGGCCCGCAGGCCCCTTGCTCGCCGACGGCTCGGCAATGCTCACCGGCTGGCTGCTCGCCCTGTCCCTCCCCCCCTGGGCACCGTGGTGGATCGCTGCGGCGGGCGCGAGCTTCGCCGTCATCGTTGCCAAGCACGCCTTCGGCGGCCTGGGACAAAACCTCTTCAACCCGGCAATGGCCGCGCGGGTGATGTTGCTGATCTCGTTTCCGGTCGAGATGACGCAATGGGTTGCCCCCCACGCAGCAGGCTTGAGCGCCGGGCTTGACCCGATGACCGCACTGAGCGTGACCTTCGGTGGCAACGTGCCGGACGCCATGACGAGCGCATCACTGCTGGGCCACGTCAAGTCCGAGGCATCGCGCGGCATCGCCCTGTCGCAATCGCTGACCGGACACTGGGATCCGTTCAGCTTCGGCCTCGGCCAACGCGCCGGCAGTCTGGGGGAAACCAGCGCGCTGCTGCTCGCCGCTGGCGGCGTGTTCCTGATGCTGAAACGGGTGATCGGCGTGCAGATTCCGGCCGCCTTCATTCTGGGTGTGGTGCTGCCCGCAGCCTTTGCGCACCTCCTCGCTCCGGATCAGTATCTGCCGCCCCTGGCTCATCTGCTGACCGGTGGCGTCATGCTCGGCGCCTTCTTCATTGCGACCGACTATGTTAGCTCGCCAAGTACCCCGCTCGGACAGTGGATCTTCGGTCTGGGCTGCGGCTTGCTGACCTGGGTCATCCGCACATGGGGTGCTTATCCGGAAGGCGTGGCCTTCGCCGTACTGCTCATGAATTCGGCAGTGCCCCTGATCGATCGCGTAACGCGTCCCCGCATCTTTGGCCGCCGCCGCAACGGTCACTCGATGACCGCCCCGTGA
- the rsxG gene encoding electron transport complex subunit RsxG — protein sequence MRKSPLSSPPIEALWYQGASLGLVALTASAALAFAHQATGPAIAEAAARDTAASLAQVLPQGFADNDLLKDTISLPMAGTPPLTVYQARRAAEVRGVVFAVTAKGYAGPIRIMMGVDRSGRLLGVRVTRHTETPGLGDKIEFAKNPWIDSFAGKSLESPPPARWAVKKDGGDFDQFAGATITPRAVVNAVRGGLELFAHNRSAMLGEDDHLLTLKKEPTS from the coding sequence ATGCGCAAATCGCCATTGTCCTCTCCGCCCATCGAGGCCCTGTGGTACCAGGGCGCCTCGCTTGGCCTCGTCGCCCTGACTGCAAGCGCTGCACTCGCGTTCGCGCATCAGGCCACCGGACCTGCCATCGCCGAAGCCGCGGCGCGCGACACCGCCGCCTCGCTGGCTCAGGTTTTACCGCAGGGGTTTGCCGACAACGACCTGCTCAAGGACACCATCAGCCTGCCGATGGCTGGCACCCCGCCGCTGACCGTCTATCAGGCGCGCCGGGCAGCCGAGGTCCGCGGCGTGGTCTTCGCCGTGACCGCCAAGGGCTATGCCGGGCCGATCCGCATCATGATGGGCGTCGATCGCAGCGGTCGCCTGCTCGGCGTGCGCGTCACCCGCCACACAGAGACGCCCGGACTCGGCGACAAGATCGAGTTCGCCAAGAATCCGTGGATCGACAGCTTCGCCGGCAAGTCGCTTGAGTCCCCGCCGCCAGCACGCTGGGCGGTGAAGAAGGACGGTGGTGATTTCGACCAGTTCGCCGGCGCCACGATCACCCCGCGCGCAGTCGTCAATGCGGTCCGTGGCGGGCTCGAACTGTTTGCGCACAACCGCAGCGCCATGCTGGGCGAGGACGATCACCTGCTGACCCTGAAGAAGGAACCGACATCATGA
- a CDS encoding electron transport complex subunit E, translating to MSLHCKDTGSEPEAAPRLPFGNIIRDGVWRQNVVFTQMLALCPLMAVTSTATNGLGMGLASTAVLVLSNAIVAAIRNFVSPSVRIPTFIVLIATLVTLVDMSLNAWLHDLHKVLGLFIALIVVNCAILGRAEAFASRQPVLSSIVDGIAMGLGFTLALIVLGATREVLGSGTLFASASLLLGESFRFLEITVIPDYKGFLMMILPPGGFLALGFLMALQRHVETRRTHQTPAPEALPAEGASL from the coding sequence ATGAGTCTGCACTGCAAGGACACAGGATCCGAACCTGAAGCGGCCCCGAGGCTGCCATTCGGCAACATCATCCGCGACGGGGTGTGGCGGCAGAACGTCGTATTCACACAGATGCTCGCGCTCTGCCCCCTGATGGCAGTCACCAGCACGGCCACGAACGGCCTCGGCATGGGGCTCGCCTCCACCGCCGTACTGGTGCTGTCGAACGCCATCGTTGCAGCGATCCGCAACTTCGTCAGTCCCAGCGTACGTATCCCGACCTTCATCGTGCTGATCGCGACCCTGGTGACCCTTGTGGATATGAGCCTGAACGCATGGCTGCACGATCTGCACAAGGTGCTGGGGCTCTTCATTGCCCTGATCGTGGTCAATTGCGCGATCCTTGGCCGTGCCGAGGCCTTCGCCTCCCGCCAGCCGGTGCTCTCCTCCATCGTCGACGGCATCGCCATGGGGCTGGGCTTCACGCTCGCACTGATCGTACTTGGCGCGACACGCGAAGTGCTCGGCAGCGGCACGCTGTTTGCCAGCGCCAGCCTGCTGCTGGGCGAGTCCTTCCGCTTCCTTGAGATCACGGTCATCCCGGACTACAAGGGCTTTCTGATGATGATCCTGCCGCCCGGCGGCTTCCTCGCACTCGGCTTCCTCATGGCATTGCAGCGTCATGTCGAGACACGACGGACACACCAAACCCCCGCACCCGAAGCCTTGCCGGCGGAAGGCGCCTCTCTCTGA
- a CDS encoding RnfH family protein, translating into MRIGIAYSDGAQHCWLRIDVADEATVKDAIEHSGVLAMYPQIDLTQQKVGIFGKLVKLDAPLQPGDRVEIYRPITCDPTQVPRRGGMEDED; encoded by the coding sequence ATGAGAATCGGCATAGCGTATTCCGATGGCGCCCAGCACTGCTGGCTGCGCATCGATGTGGCGGACGAGGCCACGGTAAAGGATGCGATCGAGCATTCGGGCGTGCTGGCCATGTATCCGCAGATCGACCTCACGCAACAGAAGGTCGGCATCTTCGGCAAGCTGGTCAAGCTCGACGCCCCTTTGCAGCCAGGCGACCGGGTCGAGATCTACCGTCCGATCACCTGCGATCCGACCCAGGTCCCGCGGCGGGGCGGCATGGAGGATGAGGACTGA
- a CDS encoding HD domain-containing phosphohydrolase, with protein MLVAIVDDTPLNLTLMEKLVGRVGGCQAECFAEPLAALDWCERNEPDLIIVDYMMPGIDGIEFIRRIRALRDHDDLPILMVTANNERRTRYDALEFGANDFLNKPIDPHEFEPRVRNMLKLREAHLATRDRAVRLAEAVRQATAEIHARERETITRLARAAEFRDPETGAHIQRMAHYSALVARRLDMGEQYADEMLQAAPMHDVGKLGIPDYILLKAGRLSAEEMTVMKRHPAIGYDILKDSSSSVVRMGAVIALSHHEKFDGTGYPGKLRASAIPLEGRIVAVADVFDALTSERPYKRAWTLDKAIAFLREGRGKHFDPTCVDAFLRGWKDVLEIRKRFQDEW; from the coding sequence ATGCTCGTTGCCATTGTCGACGACACTCCGCTGAACCTGACCCTGATGGAGAAGCTTGTCGGCCGCGTGGGCGGCTGCCAGGCGGAGTGTTTTGCCGAACCGCTCGCCGCGCTCGACTGGTGCGAGCGCAATGAGCCCGACCTGATCATCGTCGACTACATGATGCCGGGCATCGACGGTATCGAGTTCATACGGCGTATCCGGGCCTTGCGTGACCATGATGACCTGCCGATCCTGATGGTCACGGCCAATAATGAACGCCGCACCCGCTACGATGCGCTTGAGTTCGGCGCCAACGACTTCCTCAACAAGCCGATCGACCCGCACGAGTTCGAACCCCGGGTACGCAACATGCTCAAGTTGCGCGAGGCCCACCTGGCGACACGCGACCGCGCGGTGCGACTTGCCGAAGCGGTGCGCCAGGCGACGGCGGAGATTCACGCCCGTGAACGCGAAACCATTACCCGCCTGGCTCGTGCAGCGGAGTTCCGTGACCCTGAAACCGGTGCCCATATTCAGCGCATGGCGCACTATTCAGCACTCGTCGCCCGACGCCTGGACATGGGCGAACAGTATGCGGATGAAATGCTGCAGGCTGCCCCCATGCACGATGTCGGCAAGCTCGGGATACCGGACTACATCCTGCTGAAAGCGGGCCGCCTCAGCGCGGAAGAAATGACGGTGATGAAGCGCCACCCGGCCATCGGCTACGACATTCTCAAGGACTCGTCTTCGTCGGTCGTGCGGATGGGGGCGGTCATTGCGCTAAGCCATCACGAGAAATTCGATGGCACTGGCTACCCGGGCAAGCTGCGGGCCTCGGCGATCCCGCTCGAGGGTCGCATCGTTGCCGTTGCCGACGTTTTCGACGCGCTGACTTCGGAGCGCCCCTACAAGCGCGCCTGGACGCTGGACAAGGCCATCGCCTTCCTGCGTGAAGGCCGCGGCAAGCACTTCGACCCAACCTGCGTCGACGCCTTTCTGCGCGGCTGGAAGGATGTGCTCGAAATCCGGAAGCGCTTTCAGGACGAATGGTAG
- the gloA gene encoding lactoylglutathione lyase, which translates to MRMLHTMLRVGDLDRSIAFYTEVLGMRLLRRNDYPDGKFTLAFVGYQDEDEGTVLELTHNWDVDKYDLGTAYGHIALEVPDAGKACDDIRARGGKVVREAGPMKHGSTVIAFVEDPDGYKVELIERKPG; encoded by the coding sequence ATGAGAATGCTCCACACCATGTTGCGCGTAGGCGATCTGGATCGATCGATTGCCTTTTATACCGAAGTGCTCGGCATGCGGCTGTTGCGCCGCAATGACTACCCTGATGGAAAGTTCACGCTGGCGTTTGTCGGCTATCAGGACGAGGACGAGGGCACGGTGCTTGAACTCACCCACAACTGGGACGTGGACAAGTACGATCTTGGCACTGCCTACGGGCACATTGCGCTGGAAGTGCCGGACGCCGGAAAGGCCTGTGACGATATCCGTGCCCGTGGCGGCAAGGTGGTGCGCGAAGCGGGTCCCATGAAACACGGCAGTACGGTCATCGCCTTCGTCGAAGATCCGGATGGCTACAAGGTCGAACTGATCGAGCGCAAGCCGGGCTAG
- a CDS encoding SprT family zinc-dependent metalloprotease: MGRQGLSVPRAPATVEAAHVMEVEGRTVALVMRHSRRRSFALQVDHRGARVAVPHGTSVAAAEDFVRMHGRWLLARLSAQQAQADVQRFVMADRAEFPLLGRAARLCILQSGRRVQWRLAADGADELWLPASATTAQFVRALRTRAIDWFRGRVEEYCHRLGLPLPEVRLSSARTRWGSCSSRSGIRLHWRLIHLEPALIDYVVAHEVAHLLEMNHSPRFWSVVERLYPGWQDARRCLRVQGGRLPLIDARDLTPVIQED, translated from the coding sequence GTGGGCAGACAAGGCCTGAGTGTCCCGCGTGCGCCTGCGACGGTGGAAGCGGCGCATGTGATGGAGGTCGAGGGCCGCACCGTGGCTCTCGTGATGCGACACTCGCGCCGGCGATCCTTTGCGCTGCAGGTCGACCACCGCGGCGCCCGGGTTGCGGTGCCCCACGGTACCTCGGTGGCGGCAGCGGAAGATTTCGTCCGCATGCATGGCCGCTGGCTGCTCGCACGCCTCAGTGCGCAACAGGCGCAAGCCGACGTCCAGCGTTTCGTCATGGCCGATCGCGCCGAGTTTCCCCTGCTGGGAAGGGCCGCACGGCTGTGCATCCTGCAGTCGGGGCGGCGAGTGCAGTGGCGGCTTGCGGCTGATGGCGCGGACGAACTCTGGCTGCCCGCTTCCGCGACGACGGCGCAGTTCGTGCGCGCCCTGCGCACACGTGCAATCGACTGGTTTCGCGGTCGGGTCGAAGAGTATTGCCATCGCCTGGGGCTTCCGCTGCCCGAGGTCAGACTGTCGTCAGCGCGCACGCGCTGGGGCAGCTGCAGTTCAAGGAGCGGTATTCGCCTGCACTGGCGGCTGATCCACCTCGAGCCCGCGCTGATCGACTACGTTGTTGCGCATGAAGTTGCGCATCTGCTGGAAATGAATCATTCACCGCGTTTCTGGTCGGTGGTGGAACGGCTATATCCGGGCTGGCAGGATGCGCGTCGGTGTCTGCGCGTGCAGGGTGGCCGACTGCCATTGATCGATGCGCGGGATCTTACCCCCGTCATACAAGAGGACTGA
- a CDS encoding competence/damage-inducible protein A, whose translation MKFGALIIGDEILSGRRSDKHLSRLIELLGARGLKLSWARYAGDEPAQLTDTLRQTFATGDVVFSFGGIGATPDDHTRECAAAALGTSVALHPQAEAEIRARFGGEVTPERLQMGVIPVGSEIIPNPYNRIPGFSVSRHHFVPGFPIMAWPMVEWVLDHCYADLHHAEDYVERAVTVWDAYEGQLIGLMRELTESFPDTTLFSLPTIAGEGERRSLELGMKGTAARVDEAMARLKAGVLERGFEWADKA comes from the coding sequence ATGAAATTCGGCGCGCTCATCATCGGCGACGAGATCCTCTCCGGTCGCCGTAGCGACAAGCATCTTTCCCGTCTCATCGAACTGCTGGGTGCGCGTGGGCTCAAGCTCTCGTGGGCCCGATACGCCGGCGACGAGCCCGCACAACTGACGGATACCCTGCGCCAGACCTTTGCTACCGGCGATGTCGTATTCAGCTTCGGTGGCATTGGCGCGACCCCGGACGACCATACCCGCGAGTGTGCTGCCGCTGCCCTCGGTACCAGCGTCGCGCTTCACCCTCAGGCCGAGGCCGAGATTCGGGCCCGCTTTGGTGGCGAGGTGACGCCCGAGCGATTGCAGATGGGCGTGATTCCGGTTGGCAGCGAGATCATTCCCAATCCCTACAACCGCATTCCGGGTTTCTCGGTGAGCAGGCATCATTTCGTGCCCGGCTTCCCGATCATGGCCTGGCCGATGGTGGAGTGGGTGCTCGATCATTGCTATGCCGATCTGCATCATGCAGAGGACTATGTCGAGCGTGCGGTGACCGTGTGGGACGCATATGAGGGGCAACTGATCGGGCTCATGCGCGAGCTGACGGAAAGCTTTCCCGATACGACCCTGTTCAGCCTGCCGACGATTGCCGGAGAGGGCGAGCGGCGCTCGCTCGAGCTCGGAATGAAAGGCACTGCCGCACGCGTTGATGAAGCCATGGCCAGACTCAAGGCAGGTGTGCTCGAGCGAGGCTTTGAGTGGGCAGACAAGGCCTGA
- a CDS encoding EI24 domain-containing protein has translation MGDIFLALGRSLRSLTRTGIFWHLIWPGVLASVLWTVVAIFSWAFIIDGVMNWIGSLNWLSGWLASSELAAGILLVLVKIAVALAFVPLIYVTAAVLVAVVALPLMLERVAKRDYADLEQRRGGSNVGSGWNALVATLLFLGAILLSLPFWLIPGVGLIVPVLLTGWLNQRAFGYDALMFHADRDELVRLRKDQRMPMMVLGGGTALLAYVPLVNLIAPAFSGLSFVHFMLESLRRERLRNGVTILDPAPAPASAPASAPVPKPNRINK, from the coding sequence ATGGGCGATATCTTTCTTGCGCTCGGACGCTCGCTGCGCAGCCTGACGCGGACCGGCATCTTCTGGCACCTGATCTGGCCGGGCGTGCTGGCGTCGGTCCTGTGGACGGTGGTTGCGATTTTCTCCTGGGCCTTCATCATCGACGGCGTGATGAACTGGATCGGGAGCCTGAACTGGTTGAGCGGCTGGCTGGCGTCGTCCGAGCTGGCGGCGGGCATCCTGCTCGTGCTGGTCAAGATCGCCGTCGCGCTCGCCTTTGTGCCGCTGATCTATGTCACTGCCGCGGTGCTTGTTGCAGTGGTGGCCTTGCCGCTCATGCTGGAGCGCGTGGCCAAGCGCGACTATGCCGATCTCGAGCAGCGCAGGGGCGGCTCCAACGTGGGGAGCGGATGGAATGCCCTGGTTGCGACCCTGCTGTTTCTGGGCGCGATTTTGCTGTCCCTGCCGTTCTGGCTGATTCCAGGTGTCGGCCTGATCGTGCCGGTGTTGCTTACCGGCTGGCTCAACCAGCGCGCCTTCGGGTACGACGCGCTCATGTTTCATGCCGACCGCGACGAGCTTGTCCGTCTGCGCAAGGATCAGCGCATGCCGATGATGGTTTTGGGGGGCGGTACCGCGCTGCTGGCCTACGTGCCCTTGGTCAACCTGATTGCGCCAGCGTTTTCCGGCCTGTCTTTCGTGCACTTCATGCTCGAGTCCCTGCGCCGTGAGCGCCTGCGTAACGGTGTGACGATACTCGACCCTGCTCCTGCTCCCGCTTCTGCTCCCGCTTCTGCCCCCGTCCCTAAACCGAACCGGATCAACAAATGA
- the ffh gene encoding signal recognition particle protein has translation MLDNLTQRLSKVVKTLRGQARLTEDNIQEAMREVRMALLEADVALPVVKDFVNRVKEKAVGQEVIASLTPGQALVGVVHDELKILMGGAHQGLNLATQPPAVVLMAGLQGAGKTTTTGKLAKHLKETHGKKVLVVSADVYRPAAIEQLKTVAAQAGVDFFPSTAEQKPVDIALAALDYARKHHNEVLLVDTAGRLAIDEAMMAEIKALHAAVNPIETLFVVDAMLGQDAVNTARAFNEALPLTGVVLTKLDGDSRGGAALSVRHVTGKPLKFAGVGEKLSGLEPFHPDRMASRILGMGDILGLVEEARKGVDEDKARAFAQKLKTGKGFDLSDFKEQIGQMRKMGGLSSMLDKLPAQFAQAAGKLQGGTEEKAIGRIEGIINSMTPLERAKPELLKASRKRRIAAGAGVTVQEVNRLLNQFEQTQKVMKQFSKGGMTKMMRGMKGMLPGMPGMPR, from the coding sequence ATGCTAGATAATCTTACTCAGCGCCTGTCCAAAGTCGTCAAGACCTTGCGTGGTCAGGCCCGCCTGACCGAGGACAACATTCAGGAAGCGATGCGCGAGGTGCGCATGGCGCTGCTCGAAGCCGACGTCGCCCTGCCGGTGGTCAAGGATTTCGTCAATCGCGTCAAGGAAAAGGCCGTCGGGCAGGAGGTGATCGCCTCGCTGACCCCGGGGCAGGCGCTCGTTGGCGTGGTGCATGACGAACTCAAGATCCTGATGGGCGGCGCGCACCAGGGGCTGAATCTCGCTACCCAGCCCCCGGCTGTCGTACTGATGGCCGGTCTCCAGGGCGCCGGTAAGACCACCACCACCGGCAAGCTCGCCAAGCATCTCAAGGAGACGCACGGCAAGAAAGTGCTGGTGGTGTCGGCCGACGTCTATCGCCCGGCGGCAATTGAGCAGCTGAAAACCGTCGCGGCCCAGGCCGGGGTGGATTTCTTCCCGTCCACAGCAGAGCAGAAGCCGGTCGATATTGCGCTGGCTGCGCTGGATTACGCGCGCAAGCATCACAACGAAGTGCTGCTGGTCGATACCGCCGGTCGTCTTGCGATCGACGAAGCCATGATGGCCGAGATCAAGGCCTTGCACGCGGCGGTAAACCCGATCGAAACCCTGTTCGTGGTCGATGCGATGCTTGGTCAGGACGCGGTCAATACCGCGCGTGCCTTCAACGAGGCCTTGCCCCTGACCGGTGTGGTGCTGACCAAGCTCGACGGTGACTCTCGTGGCGGCGCGGCGCTGTCGGTGCGCCATGTCACCGGCAAGCCGCTCAAGTTCGCCGGTGTGGGCGAGAAGCTTTCCGGTCTCGAGCCCTTCCATCCCGATCGTATGGCAAGCCGCATCCTGGGCATGGGCGACATCCTCGGTCTGGTCGAAGAGGCGCGCAAGGGGGTCGACGAGGACAAGGCCCGCGCCTTCGCGCAGAAGCTGAAAACCGGCAAGGGCTTCGATCTCAGCGACTTCAAGGAGCAGATCGGACAGATGCGCAAGATGGGCGGGCTGTCGTCGATGCTCGACAAGCTGCCTGCACAGTTTGCACAGGCTGCCGGCAAGTTGCAGGGCGGAACCGAGGAAAAGGCCATTGGCCGCATCGAGGGCATCATCAATTCCATGACGCCGCTGGAACGCGCCAAGCCCGAACTGCTCAAGGCCAGCCGCAAGCGCAGGATCGCTGCCGGTGCCGGGGTGACCGTGCAGGAGGTCAACCGCCTGCTGAACCAGTTCGAGCAGACGCAAAAGGTGATGAAGCAATTCTCCAAAGGCGGAATGACAAAGATGATGCGCGGCATGAAAGGCATGCTTCCCGGCATGCCGGGGATGCCCCGCTAG
- a CDS encoding cytochrome C assembly family protein encodes MQPILLHLLPATLYAGLGAWFWRTCVLAAPSAQKRQCMSGRERLILLLALLAHGAALHAALFPGTEMRFGFGVALSLMVWLAICFYWVETLYTRLDGLHAAVLPAGVLACLLPLAFPGEHVLTNATSPAFRAHFIIAMLAYSLFTLAALHAMLMAIAERQLHSARFSRMLSGLPPLLTMEALLFRLIGIAFVLLTLTLLSGIVFSETLFGKAFRLDHKTVFAIVSWLLFGTLLFGRRAWGWRGKQALRWTLAGFVALMLAYVGSRFVIEVLLHRPA; translated from the coding sequence ATGCAGCCAATTCTACTTCATCTCCTCCCTGCGACGCTCTATGCCGGCCTCGGTGCCTGGTTCTGGCGTACCTGCGTGCTGGCGGCGCCCTCCGCCCAGAAACGACAATGCATGTCGGGACGCGAGCGTCTCATCCTCCTTCTGGCCCTTCTTGCCCACGGCGCGGCGCTCCACGCGGCGCTGTTCCCGGGTACCGAGATGCGCTTCGGTTTCGGCGTCGCGCTGTCGCTGATGGTATGGCTCGCGATCTGCTTCTACTGGGTCGAAACCCTGTACACACGGCTCGACGGCCTCCATGCAGCGGTTCTTCCTGCCGGTGTGCTGGCCTGCCTGCTGCCGCTGGCCTTTCCGGGCGAGCATGTACTGACCAACGCCACCTCACCTGCGTTTCGTGCCCACTTCATCATTGCGATGCTCGCCTACAGCCTGTTCACGCTGGCGGCACTGCACGCGATGCTGATGGCCATCGCCGAGCGGCAACTGCACAGCGCGCGCTTCTCGCGCATGCTCTCGGGGCTGCCGCCGCTGCTGACCATGGAGGCACTCCTCTTCCGCCTGATCGGCATTGCCTTCGTGCTGCTGACCCTGACGCTGCTATCGGGCATCGTGTTCTCGGAGACGCTGTTCGGGAAGGCATTCCGCCTCGACCACAAGACCGTTTTCGCCATCGTTTCCTGGCTGTTGTTCGGCACGCTGCTGTTCGGTCGCCGTGCCTGGGGCTGGCGCGGCAAGCAGGCCCTCAGGTGGACGCTTGCCGGTTTCGTGGCGCTGATGCTCGCCTATGTCGGCAGCCGCTTCGTCATCGAGGTGCTGCTCCATCGGCCTGCCTGA